One genomic region from Euzebya tangerina encodes:
- a CDS encoding transglycosylase family protein, whose protein sequence is MTVRDVFRQMDRTEAIGLLHDGAGWDALRISKELDMAASQVRLGVARARLRAALSECSPCPDQLDGLMTFSADAVDHSMTCGECKETRRSLRAGKLALRDRWRAEAASHRTVSDKPAGGPGRRDRHKPRPRRAAVNITTTAHPRTDKAGRNPAGGHTSDDVLMPAWRREQQQPQPSPDDPSPRWKPPVTRPPDADAAPVRNGDGPAEPAVAGDVATARPPAQEELFPDLDIPDREPVRAPQDLTPVGPRPAGPLVSLPDRTPDKRLLSPTPAARPAQTVARQTPRRRGRGRTKRAGEAVLATLAALAGRVGGRHVVATIGALLTVTAGVVMLDSAGSDVTSGDGLATTAIVDQPAPAETTLRAGLAAGAAAGTPADLAQPEPTGIVATPEPPPLNPTDPTLATWQALSMCEASGNWGMNSGNGFYGGLQFTVESWELVGGTGLPHEAPALEQIRRAERLLDLQGWVAWPVCSVRLGLRTPEPGEVLHPAAIPQVDPAAPPLPGAVPPVEP, encoded by the coding sequence ATGACCGTGCGGGACGTCTTCCGGCAGATGGACCGGACCGAGGCGATCGGGCTGCTCCACGACGGCGCCGGCTGGGACGCCCTGCGGATCTCCAAGGAGCTGGACATGGCGGCCAGCCAGGTCCGCCTGGGCGTCGCGCGTGCACGCCTTCGCGCCGCGCTCAGTGAGTGCTCGCCGTGCCCGGACCAGCTGGATGGTCTGATGACGTTCTCGGCCGACGCGGTCGATCACTCGATGACCTGTGGGGAGTGCAAGGAGACCCGGCGCTCACTGCGCGCCGGCAAGCTGGCCCTGCGCGATCGTTGGCGCGCCGAAGCGGCCTCGCATCGGACAGTCAGCGACAAACCGGCTGGTGGTCCCGGTCGTCGGGATCGGCACAAGCCGAGACCACGTCGTGCCGCCGTCAACATCACCACGACCGCGCATCCCCGAACGGACAAGGCCGGTCGTAACCCGGCCGGTGGTCACACCTCCGACGACGTCCTGATGCCGGCGTGGCGTCGCGAGCAGCAGCAGCCACAGCCGTCGCCCGACGATCCCTCCCCGCGCTGGAAGCCGCCCGTCACCCGACCCCCGGACGCCGATGCCGCACCGGTCAGAAACGGCGATGGCCCAGCGGAGCCTGCCGTCGCGGGTGATGTGGCAACGGCTCGACCACCGGCTCAGGAGGAGCTGTTCCCCGACCTCGACATCCCGGACCGCGAGCCCGTGCGAGCCCCCCAGGACCTGACCCCGGTGGGTCCTCGACCCGCGGGCCCACTGGTCTCCCTCCCGGACCGCACCCCGGACAAGCGGCTCCTCTCCCCCACTCCTGCAGCCCGACCCGCTCAGACCGTCGCTCGTCAGACACCCCGTCGGCGTGGCCGGGGGCGGACGAAGCGAGCCGGCGAGGCGGTGCTGGCCACGCTGGCTGCCTTGGCCGGACGCGTCGGTGGACGACATGTCGTCGCGACGATCGGCGCGCTCCTGACCGTGACCGCGGGAGTCGTCATGCTGGACTCAGCAGGGTCTGACGTGACGTCCGGCGACGGGTTGGCCACGACGGCGATCGTCGACCAGCCGGCACCTGCCGAGACCACGCTGCGGGCCGGGTTGGCCGCGGGGGCCGCCGCCGGTACCCCAGCAGACCTGGCCCAGCCGGAACCGACCGGCATCGTGGCCACGCCCGAACCGCCGCCACTCAATCCGACTGACCCGACCTTGGCGACCTGGCAGGCGCTGTCGATGTGCGAGGCCTCCGGGAACTGGGGCATGAACAGCGGCAACGGCTTCTACGGCGGCCTGCAGTTCACGGTCGAGAGCTGGGAACTGGTCGGCGGCACCGGACTGCCGCACGAAGCACCTGCGCTGGAACAGATCCGTCGAGCCGAGCGGCTGCTGGATCTGCAGGGCTGGGTTGCCTGGCCGGTCTGCTCGGTGCGCCTGGGCCTCCGCACGCCCGAGCCGGGCGAGGTCCTGCACCCGGCGGCCATCCCACAGGTCGACCCGGCCGCCCCGCCCCTGCCGGGAGCCGTCCCTCCCGTCGAGCCGTAG
- a CDS encoding SDR family NAD(P)-dependent oxidoreductase codes for MLIDRHVLITGASSGIGAACARHFSRAGADVTITGRRQDRLDEIAAELPGSVTTLVFDVQDRAMTNAALAEVGDVDVLVNNAGLASGLGPMQAGDVTDWDAMIQTNVVGLLNVTRAVTPGMVERGRGHIINIGSVAGREVYPGGAVYCASKHAVDALTKGFRLDLLGTGVKVSTVDPGMVETEFSVVRFHGDRERAEAVYDGMDPLTGDDVAEAVVWIADRPRHVQVAEILIFPEAQASATRVHRT; via the coding sequence ATGCTCATCGACCGCCACGTCCTGATCACCGGCGCGAGCAGCGGCATCGGTGCCGCGTGCGCCCGGCACTTCTCCCGCGCGGGCGCCGACGTGACCATCACCGGCCGTCGACAAGACCGACTGGACGAGATCGCGGCGGAGCTTCCCGGTTCCGTCACAACCCTGGTGTTCGACGTCCAGGACCGGGCCATGACCAACGCTGCGCTGGCCGAGGTGGGCGACGTGGACGTGCTGGTCAACAACGCCGGCCTGGCCAGCGGTCTGGGGCCGATGCAGGCGGGCGACGTGACCGACTGGGACGCGATGATCCAGACGAACGTGGTGGGGCTGTTGAACGTCACGCGGGCCGTCACGCCCGGCATGGTGGAACGGGGCCGCGGCCACATCATCAACATCGGCTCGGTCGCCGGTCGGGAGGTCTACCCGGGTGGGGCCGTCTACTGCGCGTCCAAGCACGCGGTGGACGCGCTCACCAAGGGCTTCCGCCTCGATCTGCTGGGGACCGGGGTCAAGGTGTCCACAGTGGACCCGGGAATGGTCGAGACCGAGTTCTCCGTCGTCCGCTTCCACGGTGATCGCGAGCGCGCCGAGGCCGTCTACGATGGCATGGATCCACTCACCGGTGACGACGTCGCCGAAGCAGTCGTGTGGATCGCAGACCGCCCCCGACATGTCCAAGTGGCAGAGATCCTCATCTTCCCGGAGGCGCAGGCAAGCGCGACGCGTGTGCACCGCACGTGA